In the Diprion similis isolate iyDipSimi1 chromosome 2, iyDipSimi1.1, whole genome shotgun sequence genome, one interval contains:
- the LOC124412418 gene encoding protein spaetzle 4, with amino-acid sequence MRIFILLVFWVLKLQLSRCQSFKGGSSGNFGYDASSACSRPYSRSARARFENLPCDFRHQNWCTVPGSAYPWHAVRRFVQENQGLMRRMYGDERHINVLRAEIDNNDVTEADVDEEFFQPVDDSTYFEHEDDYEEFEDDDQESTEGFGDRSFTSRAFDDSSGRRRFSKFPKLGDYSRPQFRPASTRTTSTLTTSDSTTKAAVTKSEEKTINNSTDQQNETIVEKTTTPVVTLAQIANVQNLSINEIPDRQPDNLDVKLENLTDLPETDTTTTERMTSEMEVTTDLPTTVMVDPLDVELGDEPARNSPNKGPGIEQLFAATEQHFRPRPEYRPPEVRPGTASPNAGGQLFQDVAAKDQAPPILRPRGVNACPVKEEVVAPFWANNTRGEVLALLNLYPFEQYVHWEKCTNENKQMHCRDGCRCEQQFRLHRLLAYDPNNECRGIFSDWFKFPSCCVCRCYDLPVEFRVTSRSPRAQKPRRKTKNQVQSQWYTH; translated from the exons ATGAGGATTTTCATTTTGCTTGTATTTTGG GTTCTTAAATTGCAGTTGAGTAGATGTCAAAGCTTCAAAGGTGGCAGTTCCGGAAACTTTGGATACGATGCCTCCTCAGCGTGTAGTAGGCCCTACTCAAGATCGGCAAGAGCacgatttgaaaatcttcCCTGTGACTTCAGACACCAGAACTGGTGCACCGTTCCTGGAAGTGCATACCCATG GCACGCGGTGCGTCGTTTCGTTCAAGAAAATCAAGGACTGATGCGACGCATGTACGGAGATGAACGACACATCAACGTCCTAAGAGcagaaatagataataacGATGTCACTGAGGCTGATGTCGATGAAGAATTCTTTCAGCCAGTTGATGATTCCAC ATACTTTGAGCACGAAGATGACTATGAAGAGTTCGAAGATGACGATCAAGAAAGCACGGAGGGGTTCGGGGACAGAAGCTTTACAAGCAGAGCTTTTGACGACTCTAGTGGTAGAAGAAGATTCAGCAAGTTCCCAAAATTGGGAGATTATTCGCGACCTCAATTCCGACCTGCCAGTACCAGGACGACATCAACGTTAACGACGAGCGACTCAACAACGAAGGCAGCGGTTACTAAAAGCGAAGAAAAAACTATCAACAATTCTACAGATCAACAGAATGAGACGATCGTAGAAAAAACTACAACACCGGTAGTAACTTTGGCCCAGATTGCTAACGTACAGAATCTGAGCATCAACGAAATTCCGGACAGACAGCCGGACAACCTAGacgtaaaattagaaaatctcACAGATCTGCCCGAAACTGACACAACGACCACAGAACGTATGACTTCTGAAATGGAAGTAACTACGGACTTACCAACAACTGTAATGGTGGACCCCCTTGATGTCGAACTCGGTGACGAACCAGCCAGAAACAGTCCGAACAAAGGTCCAGGTATCGAGCAGCTATTTGCTGCCACAGAGCAGCACTTTCGACCGAGACCAGAATACAGACCACCAGAAGTGAGACCGGGAACTGCTTCGCCAAATGCGGGAGGACAACTGTTCCAAGACGTTGCTGCGAAAGATCAAGCGCCGCCGATCCTGAGGCCAAGAGGAGT AAACGCCTGTCCAGTAAAAGAAGAAGTCGTCGCACCGTTCTGGGCGAATAACACTCGTGGCGAGGTACTCGCCCTCCTAAACCTTTATCCGTTCGAGCAGTACGTACATTGGGAGAAATGCAc GAACGAGAACAAACAGATGCACTGCCGGGATGGGTGTAGGTGTGAACAGCAGTTCAGACTTCACAGGTTGCTGGCCTATGATCCAAATAATGAGTGCCGAGGCATCTTCAGCGACTGGTTCAAGTTTCCAAGTTGTTGCGTCTGTCGATGTTACGATTTACCGGTTGAATTTCGAGTCACGTCTCGTTCGCCAAGGGCGCAAAAACCCCGTCGTAAAACTAAAAATCAAGTGCAGTCCCAATGGTACACGCACTGA